The following are encoded together in the Brassica napus cultivar Da-Ae chromosome A9, Da-Ae, whole genome shotgun sequence genome:
- the LOC106367402 gene encoding U-box domain-containing protein 17-like, whose amino-acid sequence MATAAIFSSLRRRRSPSLEAFLAPVDLSGIALVKTLASISSEVVSSFAATRFSFQRRNARSLLRKIEIFVVLFEFLAETRSPSSSTTALLCLKEFYLLIYRSKILLEYVAQSSKLWLLLQNPSISGYFHDLNQEISTLLDVFPVNELNLSDDIREHIKLLQNQSLKSRLYIDNNDESLRETFYSFLESFENGEIPSPTALKTFFVERLAFKDSNSYRNEIEFLEEQIVNHDGDLEPASSVINGFVAIARYSRFLLFGFEEDGVEWRIENNHPKVGEDTIVTSVPKDFVCPISLDLMTDPVIVSTGQTYDRTSIARWIEEGHCTCPKTGQTLMDSRIVPNRALKNLIVQWCTASGVAIESEFVTDSVVSALPTKAAVEANKATVSILVKFLADGSSEAGQTIAAREIRLLAKTGKDNRSFIAEAGAIPHLRRLLKSEKAIAQENSVTAMLNLSIYEKNKSLIMEEDDCLECIVSVLLSGLTVEAQENAAATLFSLSAVHEYKKRIAFTDHCVEALSSLLRNGTPRGKKDAVTALYNLSTHPDNCGRMIQGGGVSSLVGALKNDVVSEEAAGALALLVRQSLGAEAIGREEGAVTGLMGMMRCGTARGKENAVAALLELCRSGGAAAAEKVLRVPAIAGLLQTLLFTGTKRARRKAASLARVFQRREHAAMRSGGYGFVGNVNENRDGGNFTTDVSVPMSISVPVL is encoded by the coding sequence ATGGCCACCGCGGCTATATTCTCATCTCTGCGGCGGAGGAGATCCCCATCACTAGAAGCCTTTTTAGCCCCCGTTGACCTCTCCGGCATCGCTCTCGTGAAAACCCTAGCTTCCATCTCCTCAGAGGTCGTCTCTTCTTTCGCCGCCACACGGTTCTCGTTCCAACGCAGGAACGCTCGCTCTCTGCTTCGTAAGATCGAGATCTTCGTCGTGTTATTCGAGTTCCTCGCTGAGACACGCTCTCCCTCTTCTTCAACAACAGCGTTGCTGTGTCTGAAGGAGTTTTATCTTCTCATCTACAGGTCCAAGATCCTCCTCGAGTACGTCGCTCAATCCAGTAAGTTGTGGCTGTTATTACAAAACCCTTCGATCTCCGGCTACTTCCATGACTTGAACCAAGAGATTTCGACTCTTTTAGATGTCTTCCCTGTCAACGAGCTCAACCTCAGCGACGACATCAGAGAGCATATCAAGCTGTTACAAAACCAATCCTTGAAATCAAGATTGTACATCGATAACAACGACGAGTCCTTACGCGAAACATTCTACTCCTTTCTCGAATCCTTCGAGAACGGTGAGATTCCGAGTCCAACCGCTCTAAAAACCTTCTTCGTAGAGAGGTTAGCGTTTAAGGATTCTAATTCTTACAGAAACGAAATCGAGTTCTTGGAAGAACAGATTGTGAATCACGACGGAGACTTAGAGCCTGCGAGTTCAGTTATCAACGGTTTCGTAGCGATCGCACGTTACTCTAGGTTTCTGTTATTCGGTTTCGAAGAAGATGGAGTAGAGTGGAGAATCGAGAATAATCATCCGAAGGTTGGAGAGGACACGATCGTAACTTCAGTTCCGAAAGATTTCGTTTGTCCGATCTCTCTCGACCTGATGACAGATCCTGTGATTGTTTCCACAGGTCAGACTTACGACCGAACCTCCATCGCTAGGTGGATCGAAGAAGGACACTGTACTTGTCCCAAAACAGGACAAACGCTTATGGACTCTCGCATCGTGCCTAACCGAgctctcaagaacttgatcgTGCAGTGGTGTACAGCGAGTGGTGTAGCTATTGAGTCTGAGTTTGTTACAGATTCGGTTGTGTCGGCTCTTCCGACGAAAGCTGCTGTTGAAGCTAACAAAGCTACTGTTTCGATACTCGTCAAGTTTCTAGCAGATGGATCGTCTGAAGCGGGGCAAACAATCGCGGCGAGGGAGATTCGTCTTCTGGCGAAAACCGGGAAGGATAACCGATCTTTCATCGCGGAGGCAGGTGCGATACCGCACCTGCGCCGCCTTCTTAAATCGGAGAAGGCTATAGCGCAGGAGAACTCTGTGACAGCGATGCTTAACCTCTCGATATACGAGAAGAACAAGAGTCTGATCATGGAGGAGGATGATTGTTTGGAGTGTATAGTAAGCGTCCTCCTCTCTGGTCTCACAGTGGAGGCGCAGGAGAACGCAGCGGCCACGTTGTTCAGTCTCTCCGCAGTACACGAGTACAAGAAACGCATAGCGTTTACTGACCATTGCGTCGAGGCGTTATCCTCGCTGCTTCGAAACGGGACGCCGAGAGGGAAGAAAGACGCGGTGACAGCGTTGTACAACTTATCAACACACCCTGATAACTGCGGTAGAATGATCCAAGGAGGAGGCGTGTCGAGCCTCGTCGGAGCGCTCAAGAACGACGTCGTTTCCGAGGAGGCGGCGGGAGCATTGGCGCTGTTGGTGAGGCAGTCTCTTGGAGCCGAGGCAATAGGGAGAGAGGAAGGCGCCGTGACGGGGCTCATGGGGATGATGAGATGCGGGACGGCTAGAGGGAAAGAGAACGCGGTGGCTGCGTTGCTGGAGCTTTGTAGAAGCGGTGGAGCCGCGGCGGCGGAGAAAGTGTTGAGAGTACCGGCCATTGCGGGGTTGCTGCAGACGCTTTTGTTCACCGGGACGAAGAGGGCTAGAAGGAAAGCTGCTTCGCTTGCTCGGGTTTTCCAGAGGCGGGAGCATGCGGCGATGAGGTCAGGCGGGTATGGGTTTGTAGGGAATGTGAACGAGAATAGAGACGGCGGGAATTTTACGACGGATGTCTCTGTTCCGATGTCAATCTCTGTACCTGTATTGTGA
- the LOC106367401 gene encoding putative uncharacterized protein DDB_G0271606, giving the protein MSSSVKVVVGGGGGRKGNNGMNDIPSGSRKIVQSLKEVVNSPEAEIYAMLKECNMDPNEAVHRLLSQDPFHEVKSKKEKKKETRDVPDSRPRGANNRYNSGVRGGSDRYAGRSASTHLSSADSGNFQGKSTSKKESGTQGYTSSWSSASGVPNHQLTPHSDSVVTENKLPSATGDGILPSQPASGHQTAWFGAPGQMSMADIVKMGRPQNKTTNSKQNVNMRSEINHEHEANANHQVPVKEEWPSIQKPLAPGKSSVSVAPAESEVCDGQTDFQSARVDQHLSDRLENIHLAESGPSENLGVDQLQPNSVPVKNVQEDDSGVSSEFNENQYAYQTQSHPVEHHKDEDEVSSGSADVQQLTVDSHDQAASHEEDRRAVVIPNHLLIHTEECSQLSFGSFGAFGSKSLSNNAEETPDIAQQIEHSDARNTEFYGDEHLESTVNGNMGHAAAAGSYDDSLESRQENPETVQEHQYTYAQSEPGYANQQLNTAYDASQTHAQNQTQNPETVQEHQYAFSQSEPGYSKQQQLNTAYDASQTHAQNLASLSNVMGYTHSVPNSLLGQTAQNARELDFQYSPFAQSMQSRNNNNASSLGGQSISMPEALRGSGIPATQATQQNLAGANIATGPALPQQQLPMHPYSQPTMPLAHFANMISYPMIPQNYPYMPSAFQQAFAGNSSYHQQQLAALLPQYKANLSPSTLPQSGTAPASPYGFGNSTNVGSAGNFPLNQQSAPTGYEDVLSSQYKENSHLLALQQQQQQQQNDNSAMWHHGHGSRTMSGVPANAYYNLQQQQQLQQAQQAAGGYRQAQQQQQYGSHGYPNFYQSQTEMSHERQQQNPRDAAGAQPSNQTQQQLWQNSY; this is encoded by the exons ATGAGCAGCAGCGTCAAGGTCGTTGTCGGCGGCGGCGGAGGGAGAAAGGGCAATAATGGAATGAACGATATTCCGTCAGGGTCTAGGAAAATAGTACAGAGCTTGAAGGAAGTCGTCAACTCTCCCGAGGCTGAGATCTACGCTATGCTCAAAGAGTGCAATATGGATCCTAACGAAGCCGTTCATCGCCTCCTCTCTCAAG ATCCTTTTCACGAGGTGAAGAgcaaaaaagagaagaagaaagag ACAAGGGATGTACCGGATTCCCGGCCGCGTGGTGCTAATAACAGATACAACAGCGGTGTTAGAGGTGGTTCTGATCGCTATGCTGGACGAAGTGCATCTACCCATCTCAGCTCTGCTG ATTCTGGAAACTTCCAGGGGAAATCTACAAGCAAGAAAGAAAGTGGAACTCAGGGTTACACTAGTTCTTGGTCTTCTGCCTCTGGAGTGCCAAACCACCAGCTGACACCACACAG TGATTCTGTGGTAACGGAAAATAAATTGCCATCTGCTACCGGCGATGGAATATTACCATCACAGCCTGCTTCTGGACATCAAACTGCATGGTTTGGGGCTCCAGGCCAGATGTCTATGGCTGACATTGTGAAGATGGGTAGACCACAGAACAAGACAACAAACTCAAAACAGAATGTCAATATGCGTTCTGAGATTAATCACGAGCATGAAGCTAATGCAAACCACCAGGTCCCTGTTAAAGAAGAGTGGCCATCGATTCAGAAGCCACTAGCTCCTGGTAAATCTTCTGTATCAGTAGCACCAGCAGAGTCAGAGGTATGCGACGGTCAAACTGATTTCCAATCCGCTAGAGTAGATCAGCATCTGAGCGACCGGTTAGAAAACATACATTTAGCAGAAAGTGGCCCTTCTGAGAATCTTGGAGTCGATCAACTGCAACCTAACTCGGTTCCTGTTAAAAATGTCCAAGAAGATGACTCTGGAGTTTCGTCTGAATTTAACGAGaatcagtacgcatatcagacGCAGAGCCATCCTGTAGAGCACCACAAAG ATGAAGATGAGGTTTCATCTGGTTCGGCTGACGTTCAACAACTAACAGTAGATAGTCATGATCAAGCAGCCTCGCATGAAGAGGATAGACGTGCTGTCGTTATTCCTAATCATTTGCTTATCCATACAGAAGAATGCTCACAATTAAGTTTTGGAAGTTTTGGAGCTTTTGGATCAAAGTCTTTGAGCAACAACGCAGAAGAGACTCCTGATATAGCTCAACAGATCGAACATTCAGATGCAAG AAACACAGAGTTCTATGGAGATGAACATCTTGAAAGCACGGTCAATGGAAATATGGGCCACGCAGCTGCTGCTGGAAGTTATGATGATTCTTTAGAATCTAGGCAAGAGAACCCCGAGACTGTCCAGGAGCATCAGTATACATATGCTCAGTCCGAGCCAGGGTACGCTAATCAGCAGCTGAATACTGCATATGATGCGTCACAGACACATGCACAGAATCAGACGCAGAACCCCGAGACTGTTCAGGAGCACCAGTACGCATTTTCTCAGTCTGAGCCAGGGTACTCTAAGCAGCAGCAGCTGAATACTGCGTATGATGCGTCACAGACACATGCACAGAATCTTGCTTCGTTATCGAATGTGATG GGGTATACACACTCAGTTCCCAACAGTTTATTGGGGCAAACTGCACAAAATGCAAGGGAGCTTGATTTCCAATATTCCCCTTTTGCACAGTCTATGCAGTCAAGAAACAACAACAATGCTTCATCACTTGGTGGCCAAAGCATTTCCATGCCAGAG GCCCTACGAGGCAGTGGAATTCCAGCAACACAGGCAACGCAGCAAAACTTAGCCGGTGCTAATATCGCAACTGGACCAGCTCTTCCTCAACAACAGCTTCCAATGCATCCTTACTCTCAGCCCACGATGCCGTTAGCACACTTTGCAAACATGATCAGTTACCCTATGATTCCTCAGAACTATCCATACATGCCATCCGCTTTCCAGCAAGCGTTTGCTGGTAACAGCTCATACCACCAGCAACAACTAGCTGCGTTGCTTCCTCAGTACAAAGCCAATCTCTCTCCTAGTACTTTGCCTCAGTCTGGAACAGCTCCGGCTTCCCCTTATGGATTTGGAAACTCCACCAACGTTGGATCCGCTGGAAACTTCCCTCTTAACCAACAGTCTGCTCCTACCGGTTATGAAGATGTTTTGAGTTCTCAATACAAAGAGAACAGTCATCTGTTGGCACTccagcagcaacaacagcagCAGCAG AATGATAATTCGGCGATGTGGCATCACGGCCATGGTTCTCGAACCATGTCAGGTGTTCCGGCTAACGCGTACTACAACCTCCAACAACAGCAGCAACTACAACAAGCTCAGCAAGCAGCAGGAGGGTATCGCCAAGCTCAGCAACAACAGCAGTATGGGTCTCATGGCTACCCTAATTTCTATCAGTCCCAAACAGAAATGTCGCACGAGCGCCAGCAGCAAAACCCTAGAGACGCTGCAGGAGCTCAGCCCTCGAACCAAACCCAGCAGCAGCTCTGGCAAAACTCttactaa
- the LOC106400487 gene encoding protein MEI2-like 5 — translation MDIPQDVAGAWGIPSGMGRHRHLPSDATLFSASLPVLPHGKLQSSDSRDGFPFIDDAAASRPVHESVDDIESHSIGNMLPDEDDLLTGMMDDLDLTELPPDSADDYDLFGSGGGMELDADFRDGLSMNGGPPRLSISSAVPQFNVQNGAGTVAGEHPYGEHPSRTLFVRNINSNVEDSELKTLFEQYGDIRTLYTTCKHRGFVMISYYDIRAARMAMRSLQNKPLRRRKLDIHFSIPKDNPSEKDMNQGTLVVFNLDPSITNDDLHGIFGAHGEIKEIRETPHKRHHKFVEFYDVRAAEAALKALNRCEIAGKRIKVEPSRPGGARRSLMLQLNQELENDDLHYLPLLGSPMANSPPSNWLQMNSPVEGSPLQSVLSRSPVFGVSPTRNSHLSGLASALNSQGPSSKLAPIGRSPVASNVFQQSSHLFQEPKPDNKYTGNLSPSGPLISNGGGIETLSGSEFLWGSPNTRSEPSNSSVWSTSSTGVPFSSARVDRSVPFLHQTQNRSHHPHHHHHLHVGSAPSNVPLEKHFGFFPESSKDTMFMNSSGMGGGLNGVSFPSRMANHGIMNPENGFSSYRMMSSPRFSPMFLSSGLNPGRFPAGVDGLYENGRPRRVENSSSQVESRKQFQLDLEKIMNGDDSRTTLMIKNIPNKYTSKMLLAAIDEKNQGTYNFLYLPIDFKNKCNVGYAFINMLSPDLIIPFYEAFNGKKWEKFNSEKVASLAYARIQGKTALIAHFQNSSLMNEDMRCRPIIFDTPNSSDSVEQVIVKETKNGDLFDSEVNDDEDDGREKS, via the exons ATGGATATTCCACAAGACGTAGCTGGAGCTTGGGGGATTCCCTCTGGAATGGGACGCCACCGTCATCTCCCCAGTGATGCTACTCTCTTCTCTGCTTCTTTACCTGTTCTTCCCCATGGAAAAC TACAATCAAGTGACAGCAGAGATGGTTTCCCATTCATAGACGACGCGGCTGCTTCTCGTCCCGTCCACGAAAGTGTTGACGACATTGAGTCTCATTCCATTGGAAACATGCTCCCTGACGAAGACGATCTTCTGACTGGGATGATGGACGATCTCGACCTCACCGAGTTACCACCAGATTCTGCTGATGATTACGATCTTTTCGGCAGCGGAGGAGGGATGGAGCTCGACGCTGACTTTCGTGACGGCTTGAGCATGAATGGTGGTCCTCCAAGGCTATCCATTTCAAGCGCAGTTCCGCAGTTCAATGTTCAGAACGGCGCCGGAACTGTTGCTGGCGAGCATCCTTATGGTGAACATCCCTCGAGAACGTTGTTTGTCAGGAATATTAACAGCAATGTAGAGGACTCTGAGCTCAAGACTCTCTTTGAG CAATACGGTGACATAAGAACGCTCTATACTACTTGCAAGCATAGAGGGTTTGTTATGATATCTTATTATGACATTCGTGCTGCTCGAATGGCTATGCGGTCTTTACAGAACAAGCCATTAAGGCGGAGAAAGTTGGATATTCACTTCTCTATTCCTAAG GATAATCCATCTGAGAAGGATATGAATCAGGGGACACTAGTGGTTTTTAACCTGGATCCTTCAATAACTAACGATGACTTGCATGGAATATTTGGTGCTCATGGCGAGATCAAAGAG ATAAGGGAAACACCGCATAAGAGGCATCACAAATTCGTCGAGTTTTACGATGTTCGAGCTGCTGAAGCAGCGTTAAAGGCTTTAAATAGGTGCGAGATTGCTGGAAAACGTATAAAAGTTGAACCTAGTCGCCCTGGAGGAGCTCGTAGAAG CTTGATGCTGCAACTTAACCAAGAGCTTGAGAACGATGATTTGCATTACCTGCCGCTGCTTGGTTCGCCTATGGCAAACTCTCCCCCAA GTAACTGGCTGCAGATGAACAGTCCCGTTGAGGGTAGTCCGCTTCAGAGTGTGCTGAGCAGGTCACCCGTTTTTGGAGTAAGTCCTACAAGGAACAGCCACCTGTCTGGTTTGGCTTCTGCTCTAAACTCACAAGGACCAAGCTCCAAGCTTGCACCCATCGGCAGGAGTCCAGTTGCTAGCAACGTCTTCCAACAGTCGTCTCATTTGTTCCAAGAGCCAAAGCCGGATAACAAGTACACTGGAAACCTCTCTCCTTCTGGTCCTCTGATCTCTAACGGAGGCGGCATCGAGACGTTGTCCGGATCAGAGTTTCTCTGGGGGAGTCCCAACACACGCTCTGAGCCTTCAAACTCTTCGGTTTGGTCAACGTCATCCACTGGGGTTCCGTTCTCCTCGGCTCGTGTAGACCGGTCTGTTCCATTTCTGCACCAAACTCAGAACCGCAgccatcatcctcatcatcatcatcatctccacGTTGGGTCTGCACCGTCGAATGTTCCTCTAGAGAAACATTTTGGATTCTTCCCAGAGTCTTCAAAGGACACTATGTTCATGAACTCGAGTGGAATGGGTGGTGGTCTCAACGGTGTGAGTTTCCCGTCAAGAATGGCAAATCATGGGATTATGAATCCCGAGAACGGTTTCTCAAGTTACAGAATGATGTCTTCACCGAGGTTCAGCCCCATGTTCTTAAGCAGCGGCTTAAACCCTGGACGGTTCCCCGCTGGGGTTGATGGCTTGTATGAGAATGGAAGACCCCGTCGAGTGGAGAACAGTTCGAGCCAGGTTGAAAGCAGGAAGCAGTTTCAGCTTGATTTGGAGAAGATTATGAATGGAGATGATTCTAGGACCACCTTGATGATTAAGAACATTCCAAACAA GTACACATCAAAGATGTTGCTAGCGGCGATTGATGAGAAGAACCAAGGCACTTACAACTTCCTCTACTTGCCCATTGatttcaag AACAAATGCAATGTTGGCTATGCATTCATCAACATGCTTTCCCCGGATCTCATCATTCCATTTTACGAG GCGTTTAACGGGAAGAAGTGGGAGAAGTTCAACAGTGAGAAAGTGGCTTCATTGGCGTACGCTAGGATACAAGGAAAAACTGCACTTATAGCCCATTTTCAGAACTCAAGCTTGATGAATGAAGACATGCGTTGCCGTCCAATCATCTTCGACACACCTAACAGTTCAGACTCTGTTGAACAG GTTATTGTTAAGGAAACTAAGAATGGGGATCTCTTTGACTCTGAGGTTAATGATGATGAGGACGATGGTAGAGAGAAGAGCTga
- the LOC106367399 gene encoding cold-regulated 413 inner membrane protein 2, chloroplastic, with protein MASLCISSSRIVSLHHQKPFLSLKLRPCSSGFSVPTHRTTAVCFNPLRVPLDRQRTAAAVSRKAEKQRKRGSSVVCYAAPPMSLHNLQWVSAISCVALMVARGTGIHKSFVVPLLALTAPSGIISWAKGEYGIWTAFIALLARLFFSFPGELELPFIALLLAIVAPYQVMSIRGKQEGALISLAISCFLAFQHFSRAGSLQKAFDQGSVVATLGIIGVTVVSVLFLI; from the exons ATGGCGAGTCTCTGCATCTCATCGTCCAGGATCGTCTCCCTCCACCACCAGAAACCGTTTCTCTCTCTTAAACTCCGGCCTTGTTCGTCAGGTTTCTCCGTTCCAACTCACCGCACGACTGCCGTTTGCTTCAATCCGCTAAG AGTACCGTTAGACCGCCAGCGAACCGCCGCTGCTGTGTCTAGGAAAGCTGAGAAGCAGCGAAAGAGAGGATCGAGTGTGGTCTGTTATGCTGCTCCTCCGATGTCTCTTCATAATCTACAATGGGTCTCAGCAATCTCTTGCGT TGCATTGATGGTTGCAAGGGGTACAGGGATCCACAAGTCCTTTGTTGTTCCGCTACTTGCTCTAACTGCACCATCAGGCATTATCTCCTGGGCAAA GGGTGAATATGGAATCTGGACAGCATTCATAGCACTTCTTGCTCGACTGTTCTTCTCTTTTCCag GTGAACTTGAACTGCCATTCATTGCATTACTCTTGGCGATTGTGGCGCCATATCAAGTTATGAGCATAAG AGGGAAACAAGAAGGGGCTCTCATTTCTTTGGCAATATCTTGTTTCCTGGCTTTTCAGCATTTCTCACGAGCAGGCAGCTTGCAGAAAGCGTTTGATCAGGGCTCAGTTGTCGCCACTTTAGGCATCATTGGTGTCACAGTTGTATCTGTCCTTTTCTTGATATAA
- the LOC106400488 gene encoding loricrin-like, translating to MPHRIAPRCFQIMLLCLLITSPLDVIIAQGGQGDIPVVNPTSPGGDTTTPTITQPSPPSSTFPGPVTNPNPPTGGYPPLDGTTPPTGGGYPPLDGTTPTGGYPPLDGTTPPGGGGGGAPGGGGDTGAGGGGGAPGGGGGGDTGAGGGGAPGGGSGGDNGGGGGGGGGQWCIAKATASPTSLQVALDYACGYGGADCGQIQQGASCYEPNTIRDHASFAFNSYYQKHPGSDSCNFGGAAQLTSADPSKGSCRFPSSSGTVSTSPPSQPSPPDFNSPPSTPTYPPPITTPTTDIPGSGPPYGVAEPTGLPSLATHVSHSFLSVFTAVGILVPLLRQNYL from the exons ATGCCTCACCGTATAGCTCCTCGTTGCTTCCAGATCATGCTTCTATGCCTTCTTATCACTTCAC CCCTAGATGTTATTATAGCTCAGGGAGGACAGGGTGATATACCAGTTGTTAATCCTACATCTCCAGGGGGTGATACCACCACACCAACCATAACCCAACCATCACCGCCTTCCTCAACATTCCCAGGTCCAGTCACGAACCCAAATCCACCAACCGGTGGCTATCCACCACTAGATGGTACAACACCACCAACCGGTGGTGGCTATCCACCACTTGATGGTACCACCCCAACCGGTGGTTACCCACCACTTGATGGTACTACACCCCCaggtggcggtggtggtggtgcacCTGGTGGAGGTGGTGACACTGGTGCAGGCGGAGGTGGTGGTGCACCTGGTGGAGGAGGCGGTGGTGACACTGGTGCAGGCGGTGGTGGTGCACCTGGTGGAGGCAGCGGTGGTGataatggtggtggtggtggaggaggtggAGGTCAGTGGTGTATAGCGAAAGCAACTGCTTCGCCAACATCATTACAAGTGGCTTTGGATTACGCTTGTGGGTATGGAGGAGCTGATTGTGGCCAGATCCAACAAGGTGCAAGCTGTTACGAGCCTAACACCATTCGTGATCATGCATCCTTTGCTTTCAATAGTTATTACCAGAAGCATCCTGGTTCAGACAGCTGCAACTTTGGAGGGGCTGCACAACTCACCAGTGCAGATCCAA GTAAAGGAAGCTGTCGCTTCCCATCATCATCAGGAACTGTCAG CACAAGCCCGCCAAGTCAACCAAGTCCACCAGATTTTAATTCCCCACCTTCTACTCCTACATACCCACCCCCAATAACAACTCCAACTACAGATATACCTGGTTCTGGACCACCCTACGGCGTGGCAGAGCCAACGGGGCTTCCGAGTTTAGCAACTCATGTGTCACATAGCTTTCTCTCAGTATTTACAGCGGTTGGAATACTAGTGCCACTGCTCAGGCAAAATTATCTCTAA